A stretch of DNA from Malus sylvestris chromosome 9, drMalSylv7.2, whole genome shotgun sequence:
atcacttattatgctagtagttttcattatatataaacttggtccactcacccttgttttgcgcccctttcAGGATTTAGAATTCGAGGCATAGGTTCCCGACGTCAACGCTTTCGCATTGGCatattcgagtcctctcggtgtaggactcacatccttttatttattaaattttatattaattcttttagaactctagttagttgtatgctctgaacacgtttctAATTTATTaattctttgaattttaaattcataacccttatttacttcttattcttagcttttgtatcaattaatggctttcgtcaccctcgggtgtcggccagcacgtgcctatcctgttATTCCAGGAATATTGGGATCGGGGAGTGTCATTCCCCTAGAATTTAAGTATgtcttaaattattttgaacccaccaaactgtcatatttcattttttgtttttgttttttacttataatctaACGGCTATGATCAAATGAGACCAAATCTAATAGTAAAATAAACATTTGACGGTCCAAAATTAAATAATGTCTAAAattatttaagaaaattatCTACACcaaatttaacttaaaactttaaatacctatgtatttgtatgatttttaattacttatcatcgaaaattaaatatttaaagactaaaatgttcataaaaataaattaagataatctacataattttttttttaaaagaaaagttaTCGAAAACAAAAAGTTAGGctaaaatcattatttaatcatcacagactaaaattttaagccacaagggttggaggaaaaaaaaaatcagtttttggcttatggcttaaaattttatggcttaaatttttaagttttatgcccaagggttggagatggtctaaagggGTGAGGGAATTCAAATGGGCTAAACCCCACAAtgaagctagcaataatgtggttcaaattagTAGAGGTGcagttaaaaaatattatttatagaCTTATTAGAGGtatagttaaaaaaaatattattaggaaattgttattagcactccaaaaatctcatttggcactccaaactttctataattagaaagaaaaatacacttatgacgAGTGTATAATGAGTTTTTtttagtgctaataacagttccctatTATTAATTGACTTATTTATCTTTCATTAATGTTGTATTTTCTAAATAGGATTTCTGAGAAGGGCAATATGGAAATACAAAAAAGTTTCATGCCAAGAAGTTGTAAACATGCTTAAGAAATTAGAAACATTTTGGCTTCAATAAGAAGGTGTCATGTTGATAGAGTATTATGTACTTGCAAGTTCAAAGACGTAGCACCAACTCCAAAAACTAAAGCATTGCCTCATACAATTTTAGATAAATATTTTAGTTCatcttaaacttttatttatgGTATTGCATATTTTTGTACTCAAACAACTTTAGAGAAATATTTTAATTTCCTTAAGATGAGACTAAGAACAATTATAACTTATTAAAATGTGGAGTTTATTCCTATGCATAACTGGTCTTTTAAGTTGGGACCAGAATCTTTTGTGACTTGAGGTTATTCCTTTATGGAGTTTTACTTTAGAGAGGTTTTACTGCAGTTAAGGCATTTTTTATGAAAGTGCTTTCATTAAAAACGAATCAAAGTTTTTATTATAAACCCAATTGCACTTTTATAGTTGATGGAGGGAGAATGTTGTGCAGGCATTGTCACTTGAGGTTCACTGTGTGAGAACAAGTTACTCAACTCATGTTCTGTTTCTTATTTTTCCCGACTAAGGCATGCAATTGAAGTTTACTTTGTTACTTATCACACCTACAACAAGAAAAACTAGACGAAGAAAAAAACACCTGTACTTTTGAAGTTGACCTAGTTCAAATGGAAGTGCTATATAAGAGGGAATATCCGCTCCAACCAATGCCCGTGTTAAAAGCGAAAAAAACACAGCAATGAGCAAGTAGGAAGAAAACACAGTGAAAACTAGCCAAACTCGAAGCACTATATTTGTAGATATAAGAGTGCGCCGCCCTTATTACAAGTCTTTTTAAACAGCAGGCAGCAGGATTACAAGTATATATCACACACGAACAGATTGCAAGCCTGAACTGGTACTCTCTATTATCTCATGGGATGGGATACACAACCACCTTTCCGGTAGCTCTGGAGGTTTCAAGATAGGCAAATGCTTCAACAGTCTTCGAAAATGGATACGGGCCTGTGGGATCAAGCACCGGCTTCACCTTCCCACTCTCCAAGTAAGGCTTCAGTTTCTCTAATACAGTTCCGGTTGAAGTCAGTCCAAATATGATTGCCGGTGGCGTTGCTGGACCTACGATTGTCACAACCTTCCCGCCTTCCTTCACCGCCTTCAATGCCCTGTCACTCTGCCctgtttttgttaatttcaaAAACACAGAACAACATCAGTCATCTTGATTTGTATAAGAAAAAAACAACGATGATGATTCAAGAATTATACCAACTGCATCATAAACCACATCAAATTTCTCGGGCAGGTCTTCGAAGTTCTTCTTGGTGTAATCAATAGCCAAATCAGCACCCAAGCTTCTCAAAAGATCGAGTTTTTTCGTGCTCGCTGTAGCTGCTACTTTTGAAGCACCAAACACATGCCTTGCTAGCTGCCTCACATAAACACATTGAATGTCATGAATTAATCAATCAGCTTTACTTAATTAGAGCCTAACTTAATGGAAAATGTTTGCAATTGATTAACATTGTACCTGAATAACATGTGTTCCGACTCCCCCAGCGCCTCCCAAAACAAGGATGGATTTACCGGCAGAGAATTCAACTCGTTCGAGCCCTTCATAGGCGGTCTCAATGGCCAGGGGAAGGCTAGCAGCTTcaacaaaactcaaattttttggCTTGAGAGCCAACACTCTTTCTTCTGCAGCAGTGTACTCGGCCAAAGATCCGATCTTTTTTGGGTTATCAATAGCCTTCTCATTGAGATCCCCATATACCTCATCCCCCACCTTAAACTTTGTCACTTGGCTTCCTACTTTCACCACCACACCAGCAACATCATACCCTGGAACTGTCTGCAAAACaagttaatttaataaaatcagAAGTTTAGCAAATAAACTAATTGGGTTTACGCTAAAATATGAAGATCAACTTTGATTCTTCAAAGcaagtttctttttatttcttaacctttcaatttttattttattttacaagaTGATAATTTAAACTAATCTACATGTGGGGATTCAAACTTGGGTGTCATCATCTAACGAGGAACGCGCACATTGTTCTGGCCAACTGACATAAAATGCCTGTTTAAAGAGGAACACATTACTCTAGCCAACTGACCTAATATGCgtctaaaaaaaatttattctttttttcttcaaatagaTTTAACTAAATTATAAGTTGGTAAAGACTAAAACTTGTCTATATCCCCCAACTCACAAACTAATCCTGCATTTGACTTCagtgaaaaaaatgaagagagagagagagaggctacAGGGGGTGAAGAGTCATAGTCCTTGAAGTAGCCAAGCGTCCTTTTGAAATCAATTGGGTTGAGAGATGCGGCAACCACCTTGATCAGCACCTGGTCTTCCTTTATTTCAGGAACAGGAACATTCGGATCGAACTTCAAAACATGAGCAGACTTTCCGTACTCTGAGTACACCCACGCCTTGTTTACAGATGGTATGGAAACTGAATCACTTGAAGCTACAGCAGCCGCCATTGATGCACTGCAAAAACCACAAGAACTTGCAAACGGAAAGGgaaaggttttgttgttgttgttgttgggagCAAACGAGTGAGATAAGATCACAGTCTGATATCTCGACAGCGTGTCGTTTTATATGGTGAAGGAGAAGGATGTGGAACCTTGGTGTTTGCCTACGTACGAGGAAAAACTCCAAATGATGCATCTAGATGCACTGTTGGTTAGGTTCATTGTGTGGGACAACATGCCAAATTATGCATGTAGACGCATCGTTATTGGAGGTTCATTTTGTGCGGCAACATGTTATAAAATTGGTGGTGTGTTCTTTTAGTCAAATCTGACATCAAGACACCCCTGGATCGTAATGCTAGCGTCGAAGTTTTCTTCCTTATTTATCCTTATCCTTATCACAAGTTATCTTCCTTCTTGTTGACACCTCCAACAAGaaatataagaagaaaaaaccCTACACTTTCTAAGTTACTTGGCTCATCTGTATGTAAGTGCTTACGTAagaaatatttatttataactttatgtaggttattattaattttttttaacaaacaataatatatatactAAAGGGGTGAGAAAGTGGGCtaaacctcacaataggctagtaataatgtgattcaaattaatAGAGGTActgttaaaaaatattatttattaacttATTAGAGGCActgttaaaaaatattattaattgacTTGTTTATCTTTAATGAATTATGTATTTTCTAAATAGGATTTATGACAAGGACAACATGAAAATACCAAAAAGTTTCATGCCAAGAAGTTGTAAACATGCTTAAGAAATTAGAAACATTTTGGCTTCAATAAGAAGATGTCATGTTGATAGAGTATTATGTACTTGCAAGTTCAAAGACgtagcttcaactccaaaaactAAAGCATTGCCTCAGGCAACTTTAGATAAATATTTTAGTTCatcttaaacttttatttatgGTATTGCATATTTTTGTACTCAAACAACTTTAAAGAAATATTTTAGTTTCCTTAAGATGAGACTAAGAAAAATTATAACTTATTAAAATATGGAGTTTATTCCTATGCATAACTGGTCTTTTAAGTTGGGACCAAAATCTTTTGTGACTTGAGGTTATTCCTTTATGGAATATTACTTTAGAGAGGTTTTACTGTAGTTAAGGCTTTTTTTAATGAAAGCGCTTTcattaaaaacaaaaggaaaactaattaaaaatgcttgaaaactttgagttttaacgataaggacaaaataaagggttaagtgaatagtaccatgattgactttttagtgcaaaaatgtgatttttcgttaaaatgaacagtaccgcgggcttttcgttaaaactcccaaaaacaaatcaaagtTTTTATTATAAACCCAATTGCTCTTTTATAGTTGTGAAGGGAGAATGTTGTGCAGGCATTGTCGCTTGAGGTTCACTGTATGAG
This window harbors:
- the LOC126583559 gene encoding 2-methylene-furan-3-one reductase → MAAAVASSDSVSIPSVNKAWVYSEYGKSAHVLKFDPNVPVPEIKEDQVLIKVVAASLNPIDFKRTLGYFKDYDSSPPTVPGYDVAGVVVKVGSQVTKFKVGDEVYGDLNEKAIDNPKKIGSLAEYTAAEERVLALKPKNLSFVEAASLPLAIETAYEGLERVEFSAGKSILVLGGAGGVGTHVIQLARHVFGASKVAATASTKKLDLLRSLGADLAIDYTKKNFEDLPEKFDVVYDAVGQSDRALKAVKEGGKVVTIVGPATPPAIIFGLTSTGTVLEKLKPYLESGKVKPVLDPTGPYPFSKTVEAFAYLETSRATGKVVVYPIP